CCTATCAGCGTTTTCGACGCCGGGTGCGCCATCCGCTGGTCAAGCGGCTCTTTCTCTGGAAATCGCTCGCCAGCCGTCGCGCCATCGCCGCCGATTACCGTCGCCGCAGTGCCGAGGCCAATTCAGCCAAGACGGCGACCATCATGGATGTCAACCAGCAGGCTGTCATCGACACGCTCCGGCGTCATGGTGCAACGCGGTTGATCCATGGTCACACGCATCGCCCGGCCGATCATGTGCACGAGGTCGATGGGCGAGCGGCGCAGCGTCTGGTGCTGGCCGAATGGCGCGACGGCGTGGGCGAGGCGCTGAGTCATTCGGCGTCGGGCTGGAGGCGTTTGGCCATCGAGTAATTGGCTCGTTCCCTGTTGAATCCCGTTCATTCGTCTCTTTATCGAGGAACCTCCCATGTCATCATCGGCGCCGTCCTTCTTTCGGCGGGTCTCCATCGCCTTTGGCAGTCTGCGTCGTGCGCTGAAAGATCCCGAGTTCGCGCGCGCGGTTTCGGCGCTCGCCACGGCGACACCCGTGCATCCGGCGGTACGTCCGGCCGCGCCCGCCACCGTGCCGCTCGGTGAAGCCGCTCCTGATTCGGCCCTGCTGCTGCTCGGTCTGCTGCAAAAGGAGGGGCGTCTGGTCGACTTCCTGCAAGAGGAGATCCAGGGCTATTCGGACGAAGAGATCGGGCGCGGAGCGCGCGTGGTGCATCAGGGCTGTCGCAAGGTGCTCCGGGACTATCTGAGCCTCGCCCCGGTGCGCGACGAGCCGGAGGGCAGTCGCGTGACCCTGGCGCCTGGATTCGACGCCGCCGCCATCCGTCCGACCGGCAATCTGGTCGGCGATCCGCCCTTCAGCGGTACGCTCGCCCATCGCGGCTGGCGCGTGACCGAGACCCGTCTGCCCAAGCTCACCAGCGGTCATGATCCGCGCATCATTGCGGCGGCGGAGGTGGAGCTGTGAGCGGTTCGCGTTACGCCATCGGCATCGATCTTGGCACCACCCATTGCGCCC
The sequence above is drawn from the Allochromatium vinosum DSM 180 genome and encodes:
- a CDS encoding DUF2760 domain-containing protein: MSSSAPSFFRRVSIAFGSLRRALKDPEFARAVSALATATPVHPAVRPAAPATVPLGEAAPDSALLLLGLLQKEGRLVDFLQEEIQGYSDEEIGRGARVVHQGCRKVLRDYLSLAPVRDEPEGSRVTLAPGFDAAAIRPTGNLVGDPPFSGTLAHRGWRVTETRLPKLTSGHDPRIIAAAEVEL